The Carassius auratus strain Wakin chromosome 40, ASM336829v1, whole genome shotgun sequence genome has a segment encoding these proteins:
- the LOC113058544 gene encoding nesprin-2-like produces MLEEMSLKASHHGNTRAGPRGSDEDSEEKQTYVDMNPQSGLYLQSSETCFPTRCSQLHDDLNELSDEWSSTGDLSQDTSFSLEGCIKLERRWMLWYEFKKELSCLDDWLRSAEKIAASPNSSHVLYVTAKEELQKYENLRAEARIRLTQLDGLTKLCQTLVGLFRGAMGAWLVEMTKDCGQRWDQLSNIVETVCRRLKHFICQREDFERQREEMAVWLADMDLRLTEVEHFSGKDTCSKMHQLQGFQEAVGESAGRLNDLLQHGEELIQKSEPGDAQVIENQLQELLLHCTRVFQGLGHLHTRLLSMRLVFEEDWALCAPDSGCPSESMLEDECMAPSSQACLPQSSQDHLVLEWDPSVDIGGSISHDDTDSSSFSAAAGRPLRRRVYMSPVDTQPDILKNPGIKKSLEYAAPPQTPVPVIRAGEPQNAGPFKTSTPKTRSPEPVTFDPERISAWLGQTHQLCSKAVQTEHDPQPRSTFTSLPPGKEEEGVEYQENVLPQRRPHPQRAPHTCSTPRPPPSCDLQHHSYQRHENPQRQQERLCFPDSLEDNSHAKSSRDLYGPEASASSLRHIGTWLLGPLRFFNVRKASTPLLVLLFTLLLAVVIWPLILLHDTSCHRSNTLTRSFHLALRYKGPPPT; encoded by the exons ATGTTAGAAGAGATGTCACTCAAAGCCAGTCACCATGGAAACACCAGAGCAGGTCCCAGAGGAAGCGATGAAGACAGTGAAGAGAAGCAAACATATGTTGATATGAACCCCCAAAGTGGTCTCTACCTACAGTCCTCTGAGACCTGCTTTCCCACGAGATGCTCTCAGCTGCATGATGATTTGAATGAGCTCTCTGATGAGTGGTCGTCCACTGGAGACTTGAGCCAAGATACTTCCTTCTCCCTCGAGGGCTGCATCAA GCTGGAGAGGAGGTGGATGTTGTGGTATGAATTCAAGAAGGAACTCTCCTGTTTAGATGACTGGCTTCGTTCAGCTGAGAAGATAGCAGCTTCCCCAAATTCCAGCCATGTGCTGTATGTTACGGCAAAAGAGGAGTTACAAAAGTATGAG AACCTGCGTGCTGAGGCCAGGATACGTTTAACCCAGCTGGACGGACTGACCAAACTCTGTCAAACTCTGGTCGGTCTGTTCAGAGGTGCTATGGGCGCGTGGCTCGTAGAAATGACGAAGGACTGCGGACAGCGCTGGGATCAGCTCAGCAACATTGTGGAGACAGTGTGCCGCAGGTTGAAG CATTTCATCTGCCAGCGGGAGGATTTTGAGAGGCAGAGGGAAGAGATGGCAGTGTGGCTGGCTGATATGGACCTCAGGCTGACTGAAGTGGAGCACTTCTCAGGCAAAGACACCTGCTCTAAGATGCACCAGCTTCAG GGGTTTCAGGAGGCAGTTGGAGAGAGTGCAGGTCGACTAAATGATTTGCTTCAGCATGGAGAAGAGCTGATCCAAAAAAGCGAGCCGGGTGATGCCCAGGTCATCGAGAACCAGCTGCAGGAACTCCTGCTCCACTGTACCCGTGTCTTTCAGGGCCTGGGCCATCTTCATACACGCCTGCTCAGCATGAGACTG GTTTTTGAAGAGGACTGGGCTCTGTGTGCTCCTGACTCTGGCTGTCCGTCTGAGAGTATGCTGGAGGATGAGTGCATGGCGCCTTCGTCTCAGGCCTGTCTTCCTCAGTCCAGTCAAGATCACCTGGTTCTGGAGTGGGACCCTTCAGTGGACATCGGTGGTTCAATCTCCCATGATGACACGGACTCGTCCTCCTTCAGTGCAGCTGCAG GTCGGCCTCTGAGGAGGAGAGTCTACATGAGTCCTGTGGACACGCAACCAGACATCTTAAAGAATCCA GGCATCAAGAAGAGCTTAGAGTATGCGGCCCCACCCCAGACACCGGTGCCAG TCATTAGAGCTGGTGAGCCTCAGAATGCTGGACCATTTAAGACTTCCACACCTAAAACTAGGTCTCCTGAGCCTGTGACCTTCGACCCTGAGCGCATCAGCGCTTGGCTGGGCCAGACGCATCAACTTTGTTCTAAAGCCGTCCAGACGGAGCATGATCCACAG CCGCGCTCCACTTTTACATCTCTGCCACCCGGGAAGGAGGAGGAGGGAGTTGAGTATCAGGAGAATGTGCTTCCCCAGAGACGCCCCCACCCACAGCGAGCTCCGCACACGTGCTCCACCCCCCGCCCACCCCCGTCATGTGACCTCCAGCATCACTCTTACCAGCGTCATGAAAACCCACAG AGGCAGCAGGAGAGACTTTGTTTCCCTGACTCTTTGGAAGACAACTCCCATGCAAAGTCAAGTCG TGACCTATATGGACCAGAGGCTTCTGCTAGCAGCTTAAGGCACATTGGCACCTGGCTTTTGGGGCCCTTGAGGTTTTTCAATGTACGAAAGGCCTCAACACCACTGCTTGTTCTCCTATTTACCCTTCTGCTTGCTGTGGTCATCTGGCCCCTCATCTTGCTCCACGATACATCGTGCCATCGGTCCAATACCCTGACCCGCTCATTTCACCTGGCCCTACGTTACAAAGGACCCCCTCCCACCTGA